The Streptomyces sp. NBC_01775 genome includes a region encoding these proteins:
- a CDS encoding NAD(P)/FAD-dependent oxidoreductase — MAVVCWTAAGRKGTPAVPARHSIGREGAVFDLQVDPLTGLRAGLQAGLQAGLRVDLRVVGARRVVAMPDGQGRQGSAVVIGAGIGGLVTAAVLARRFEEVVLVERDALPPDDAHRPGVGQAQHVHGLLARGAEHLENLFPGLRAELSDAGAPVFDHGAGARTQVWAGTLPGVTAGVEVQTVHRDVFEGAVRRRVLALPRVTVRDDTAVAGLEVDQGREAVTGVRLEPGTPEGEPETVPAELVVDASGRFSRLPDWLEAAGYARPAETRVDAGLAYATRVFKVTEPPARGIHGLQQMNQAPDRPGGVYAADIGNGRWIVTLFGAGGAHPPGRAGDEAEWMRFARDLENSHLDALLDKATPESGPHQYKRTENLRREYTRMRRMPDRLIALGDSYCAYNPVFGQGMTVAIREAVALGEALDKHAQLDGLARRIQRTVAGIARDPWLMSTSEDRVWAAFMRSERPGALLRATAWYKQRLLYLAVNERDPHIVKTFMRVYHMLASPAAMGSPRILAKVLLRASSPRPSRASG; from the coding sequence ATGGCTGTCGTCTGTTGGACCGCCGCTGGTCGGAAGGGGACACCGGCTGTTCCCGCCAGGCATTCAATCGGTCGTGAAGGGGCAGTATTTGATCTTCAGGTTGATCCGCTGACCGGCCTCCGAGCTGGTCTTCAGGCCGGTCTGCAAGCCGGTCTTCGGGTTGATCTCCGGGTCGTTGGAGCGAGGAGAGTTGTGGCCATGCCGGATGGACAGGGTCGACAGGGCAGTGCGGTCGTCATAGGCGCGGGCATAGGCGGGTTGGTGACGGCGGCCGTACTGGCGCGCCGGTTCGAGGAGGTCGTGCTGGTGGAGCGCGATGCTCTCCCTCCGGACGACGCTCACCGTCCAGGCGTCGGACAGGCGCAGCACGTGCACGGACTGCTGGCCCGGGGAGCGGAACACCTGGAGAACCTCTTTCCCGGCCTGCGGGCCGAGTTGAGTGATGCGGGAGCGCCGGTCTTCGATCACGGAGCGGGCGCCCGCACGCAGGTGTGGGCCGGAACGCTCCCCGGGGTGACGGCCGGGGTCGAGGTCCAGACGGTGCACAGGGACGTCTTCGAAGGCGCGGTCAGGCGGAGGGTCCTGGCGCTGCCGCGTGTGACCGTCCGGGACGACACCGCCGTAGCGGGCTTGGAGGTGGACCAGGGCCGCGAGGCGGTCACCGGGGTCCGTCTGGAGCCCGGCACGCCGGAAGGCGAGCCCGAGACGGTGCCTGCGGAACTGGTGGTCGACGCCTCCGGGCGCTTCAGCCGGCTTCCCGACTGGCTGGAGGCGGCCGGGTACGCACGCCCGGCGGAAACCCGGGTGGACGCCGGACTCGCATATGCGACCAGAGTCTTCAAGGTGACCGAACCGCCGGCGCGGGGAATTCACGGTCTACAGCAGATGAACCAGGCACCGGACCGGCCGGGCGGGGTCTACGCGGCCGATATCGGAAACGGCCGCTGGATCGTCACGCTCTTCGGCGCCGGTGGCGCGCACCCGCCTGGGCGGGCCGGCGACGAGGCGGAATGGATGCGGTTCGCCCGAGACCTCGAAAACAGCCACCTCGACGCCCTCTTGGACAAGGCCACCCCCGAGTCGGGGCCCCATCAGTACAAGAGAACGGAAAATCTGCGGCGTGAGTACACGCGAATGCGTCGTATGCCGGACCGGCTGATCGCGCTGGGTGACTCCTACTGTGCCTACAATCCGGTGTTCGGGCAGGGGATGACGGTCGCCATCCGTGAAGCCGTCGCCCTGGGGGAGGCGCTGGACAAGCACGCGCAACTGGACGGCCTCGCCCGTCGGATCCAGCGGACGGTGGCCGGGATCGCGCGGGATCCGTGGCTGATGTCCACCAGCGAGGACCGGGTGTGGGCGGCTTTCATGCGCTCGGAGCGCCCGGGAGCGCTTCTGCGGGCAACGGCCTGGTACAAGCAGCGCCTGCTGTATCTGGCGGTGAATGAACGGGATCCGCACATTGTGAAGACATTCATGCGCGTTTATCACATGCTCGCCTCGCCCGCTGCCATGGGGAGTCCGCGCATTCTGGCCAAGGTACTGCTGCGGGCCTCCAGCCCGCGTCCCTCCCGTGCGTCGGGCTGA
- a CDS encoding DUF6924 domain-containing protein: MQALLDLGDRGDFDAVVVRTDYDDEQAWQAVKAALAEPSGESHEAPTPCLVDDPAWAGAGVEEVLAAIAADARLHDELSVVFLADRTTMRAGHHPLLAVPAFTREDLNDDEAYEEMVEFGCEFRTVSTGVHEIHTNLALANMDFQDFAAAAQADPSGVFRSWWKSHA; encoded by the coding sequence ATGCAGGCGCTTCTGGACCTGGGCGATCGCGGCGACTTCGACGCCGTGGTCGTCAGGACGGACTACGACGACGAGCAGGCATGGCAGGCCGTGAAAGCGGCCCTGGCGGAGCCCTCGGGGGAGTCGCACGAGGCGCCGACCCCCTGCCTCGTCGACGACCCCGCCTGGGCGGGTGCCGGCGTCGAGGAGGTCCTGGCCGCCATCGCCGCGGACGCACGCTTGCATGACGAATTGAGCGTGGTCTTCCTCGCCGACCGTACGACGATGCGGGCCGGTCACCACCCGCTGCTGGCGGTGCCCGCGTTCACCCGGGAGGACCTGAACGACGACGAGGCGTACGAGGAAATGGTCGAGTTCGGCTGTGAGTTCCGTACGGTCTCGACGGGGGTCCACGAGATCCATACGAATCTCGCGCTCGCCAACATGGATTTCCAGGACTTCGCCGCGGCGGCCCAGGCCGACCCCTCGGGAGTGTTCCGCTCGTGGTGGAAGAGCCACGCCTGA